In Plasmodium knowlesi strain H genome assembly, chromosome: 7, one DNA window encodes the following:
- a CDS encoding exoribonuclease, putative, with product MGVPTFYRWLVTRYPKIAKATYETRDSDVYARRTKIQDGHRDAEGKATYRVPDLSDYVNNTDENHCSDNINGYFDNLYLDMNGIIHLCSHSDNSRRAKSNEEIFLNIFLYIERLFDIIEPRKLLYMAIDGVAPKAKMNQQRSRRFKSILCSEIERKAYIELREKFLSENREVPEEFTFWDSNIITPGTQFMYELSVALKYFVEHKITNDDKWKNIVVIFSDANVCGEGEHKIYNFIKSQRGQPGYDPNTRHVIHGMDADLIMLSLASHEPYFYILREIIILDSKGEEKVQDKDFVGKLKSKQDLPLCTTHMRKTKKIYTKYNDPHYANINKSPNYSINDENWNELQILDLTILREYLSKEFFFDSSYNLERCIDDFIFICFLCGNDFLPHLPSISIAAGSIDQLVLLYQKVLPVLGDYLINEGKINLKPFSKYVSFIAEVERETFISQYDFKKKREKRDQQKDSLKRVKCTDEENDGSGNIAAMLTDGPGNSRDYDIVGGEGGNSNREGSVQFKDSTVIGNQTGTPSGSSLPPAVSQPAPVNKKMLYESKIQSMQPIRNFKFKEKKGEKSINFLVRPASSSISEQTTNNEPSTLQNVMEEEIPASLEEEQCKEQPNGEEEQCKEQPNGEAEQCKEQPNGEEEQCKDQPNGEAEQCKEQNDAEAPQPKDPPPKGDLQFDIEDMETKRINDINEFNMLLREAVKKAGKCEHPKEDVELGCDENPEVIRIKYYKAKFHLDETDYIDDFVKEVVYKYIEGLAWVLSYYFQSCPMWHWYYPYYYAPLSSDLIIDNVNFIFQKDEPILPLEQLLCVLPSNSSHCLPKGYRELMVRPDSPIIDFYPKTFKEEENGKKYKYQWVILLPFVDKERIIKHARELNDTLTEEEKKRNRRGMNKIYMNCSHPLSKQITKSIKAYVKKMKEEGEKKNDTDMNSTDNANVNPPADNTTEGEALAVSERPTNVEEESEQKRKGGDNNSENAYDQLFKNMNLTIPISNNRDMNLFGYLNCKHEDSDVNILKKIFKFSSNFSTTCNSAFFVQPELIKHRSSLLPNHRRPRKVLTVLDINNEERKQRFNAPAAKRMILNSLSTNHPHIYSYSRGSQSRSHVINYGSGGYGGGGHGSGGYGNGGYGGHAGRDHRNNYANGNYSSHMSAPRNHTSYHHGPNYQSHQNHQAYQNQNSSYGNNYPPSSYRNVVMHKVPKNTASAHTYDSKKESSYNNAYDSSYASHRNQSGRDNPNYDAPSNTSHSVRYKDGNRGGYGSHGGYTTHGSYKHHTGYGNYGSHNSSHNHEVNQHKRDTFKSSTQNGAPGVNKKANYNGRSVPYNDREY from the coding sequence ATGGGAGTACCCACCTTCTACCGATGGCTGGTTACGAGGTACCCAAAAATAGCCAAAGCAACCTACGAGACCAGAGACAGCGATGTGTACGCAAGGAGAACGAAGATTCAGGATGGACACCGTGATGCGGAGGGAAAGGCTACCTATAGAGTACCAGATCTGAGCGATTATGTAAACAACACAGATGAAAACCACTGCTCAGACAACATAAATGGCTACTTCGATAATTTGTATCTTGACATGAATGGAATAATCCACTTGTGCTCCCATAGTGATAATAGCAGGAGAGCCAAAAGTAACGAAGAAATATttctaaatatttttttgtacatagaACGTTTGTTTGATATAATTGAGCCCCGGAAACTTCTTTACATGGCCATTGACGGAGTAGCTCCAAAGGCTAAAATGAACCAGCAGAGGAGTCGAAGATTTAAATCTATCCTCTGTTCagaaattgaaagaaaagcatacATTGAATtgagagaaaaatttttatcagaAAATCGAGAAGTTCCAGAGGAGTTCACCTTCTGGGACAGTAACATTATAACCCCAGGGACTCAATTCATGTATGAATTGTCAGTTGCCTTGAAATATTTCGTGGAGCATAAAATTACAAATGATGACAAGTGGAAGAATATTGTAGTTATTTTTTCAGATGCTAATGTTTGTGGAGAAGGGgaacataaaatatataattttataaaatcaCAGAGGGGTCAACCTGGTTACGATCCTAACACCAGGCATGTAATTCACGGGATGGACGCAGACTTAATTATGTTATCGTTAGCTAGTCATGAACCCTATTTTTATATCCTAAGAGAAATAATTATTCTAGATTctaaaggggaggaaaaggtTCAAGATAAGGATTTCGTGGGGAAGCTCAAGAGTAAGCAGGATTTACCTCTCTGTACCACACATatgagaaaaacgaaaaaaatatataccaaGTATAACGACCCACATTATGCTAACATAAACAAAAGTCCAAACTATTCAATTAATGATGAAAACTGGAACGAATTGCAAATTTTAGatttaacaattttgagGGAGTATCTATCGAAGGAATTTTTCTTCGATTCATCTTACAACTTGGAAAGGTGCATTgatgattttatttttatttgctttCTCTGTGGAAATGATTTTCTCCCACATTTGCCTTCCATTTCAATTGCCGCTGGAAGCATAGACCAGCTTGTTCTACTATACCAGAAGGTTCTTCCCGTTCTGGGAGATTATCTAATTAATGAGGGCAAGATTAATTTGAAGCCTTTTTCCAAATATGTGTCCTTCATCGCGGAGGTGGAAAGAGAGACATTCATTTCGCAGTAcgattttaagaaaaaaagggaaaagagggATCAGCAAAAGGATTCCCTAAAGAGGGTTAAGTGCACCGATGAGGAAAATGATGGTTCGGGAAACATCGCAGCGATGCTGACGGATGGTCCGGGGAATAGCCGTGATTATGATATTGTCGGAGGGGAAGGTGGCAATTCAAATAGGGAGGGAAGTGTACAGTTTAAGGATTCCACGGTAATAGGCAACCAAACGGGGACACCATCAGGAAGTTCACTACCCCCCGCGGTATCGCAACCCGCACCCGTGAATAAGAAAATGCTGTATGAGTCCAAAATACAGAGCATGCAACCAATCAGGAATTTCAAgtttaaggaaaagaagggtgAGAAGAGCATCAACTTCCTCGTGCGGCCGGCGTCGTCTTCAATTTCGGAGCAGACAACCAACAACGAACCGTCGACTTTGCAGAATGTaatggaggaggaaatcCCTGCATCGTTGGAGGAAGAACAATGTAAGGAACAGCCCAAtggggaggaagaacaatGTAAGGAACAGCCCAATGGGGAGGCAGAACAATGTAAGGAACAGCCCAAtggggaggaagaacaatGTAAGGATCAGCCCAATGGAGAAGCAGAACAATGTAAGGAACAGAACGACGCGGAGGCACCACAACCGAAGGATCCTCCCCCCAAAGGAGACCTTCAGTTCGACATAGAAGACATGGAAACCAAACGAATAAACGATATTAACGAATTTAACATGCTCCTTAGAGAGGCTGTCAAAAAGGCAGGCAAGTGTGAACACCCCAAAGAGGACGTAGAACTTGGGTGTGATGAAAATCCAGAGGTGATCAGAATAAAATACTACAAAGCCAAGTTCCATTTAGACGAAACCGACTATATAGACGATTTTGTGAAAGAAGtggtatataaatatattgaaGGACTGGCTTGGGTGCTTTCATATTATTTTCAATCTTGTCCCATGTGGCATTGGTATTATCCCTATTATTATGCACCCCTGTCATCAGATTTAATTATTGATAATGTGAATTTTATCTTCCAAAAGGATGAACCGATTCTCCCCCTTGAGCAGTTACTTTGTGTGTTGCCATCGAATTCCAGTCACTGCCTACCTAAGGGGTACAGAGAGTTAATGGTCCGACCTGATTCCCCCATTATTGATTTTTACCCGAAAACCTttaaagaggaggaaaacggGAAGAAATACAAATATCAGTGGGTTATCCTCCTCCCTTTTGTAGACAAGGAGAGGATTATCAAACATGCCAGAGAGCTGAATGACACGTTAActgaggaagagaagaagaggaatcgCAGAGggatgaacaaaatttatatGAACTGTTCACACCCTCTTTCGAAGCAAATTACCAAGTCGATAAAGGCGTacgtgaagaaaatgaaggaggagggTGAGAAGAAGAACGATACTGATATGAACAGCACCGACAATGCGAATGTTAATCCGCCCGCTGATAATACCACCGAGGGGGAGGCTCTGGCCGTTAGCGAGAGACCAACcaatgtggaagaagaaagcgaGCAAAAACGGAAAGGAGGCGACAACAACAGCGAAAACGCATACGATCAGCTTTTTAAGAATATGAATTTAACCATCCCCATAAGTAACAACCGAGACATGAACCTGTTTGGCTATCTCAATTGCAAACACGAAGACAGTGACGTTaacattttaaagaaaatttttaaattttcctccaATTTCTCCACCACATGTAATAGCGCTTTCTTTGTCCAACCCGAACTTATAAAGCATCGCTCATCGCTTTTGCCAAACCATAGGAGACCAAGGAAGGTGCTTACCGTGCTTGACATCAACAACGAGGAAAGGAAACAAAGATTCAATGCACCCGCTGCGAAGAGGATGATCCTCAACAGCCTAAGTACGAACCACCCCCATATATACTCCTACTCGAGGGGTAGCCAATCCAGAAGTCATGTCATAAATTACGGGAGCGGCGGGTACGGAGGAGGGGGTCACGGAAGTGGAGGCTACGGAAACGGTGGCTACGGGGGTCACGCTGGTCGGGACCACCGAAATAATTACGCCAACGGGAATTACAGCTCTCATATGAGTGCCCCCAGGAACCATACTTCCTACCACCACGGCCCCAATTATCAGAGCCACCAAAATCATCAAGCCTATCAAAATCAAAATTCCAGTTACGGCAACAATTACCCACCATCGAGCTACAGAAACGTGGTTATGCACAAGGTCCCAAAAAATACAGCCTCGGCACACACATACGATAGCAAGAAGGAGAGCAGCTATAACAACGCCTACGACAGTAGCTATGCATCCCATAGAAACCAATCTGGCAGGGATAATCCGAACTACGACGCGCCCTCCAACACTTCCCACAGTGTGAGGTACAAGGATGGGAACCGCGGCGGGTACGGGAGTCACGGAGGGTACACCACCCATGGCAGTTACAAACACCACACTGGTTATGGAAACTATGGCAGCCATAACAGCAGTCATAACCACGAAGTTAACCAACACAAGCGAGACACCTTCAAGAGCAGCACGCAAAATGGCGCACCAGGGGTTAACAAGAAGGCCAACTACAACGGCAGATCCGTGCCGTACAATGACAGGGAATACTGA